In a single window of the Acidobacteriota bacterium genome:
- a CDS encoding radical SAM protein has product MQDDGRSLRITELFLSIQGESSHAGRPCSFVRLTGCPMRCVWCDSEYTFTGGERMSFDYIFAKLDEFACNLVEVTGGEPLAQKNVLPFVSELASRGYEVLIETGGFVTTEGVDPRASIILDVKCPASGESERNHWLNLERLRPDKDEVKFVVADLADWEFAKEIIAKYDLETRCKEILISPVHGIDMRPLAEAVANSGMRVRFNLQFHKYIWGPDVHGV; this is encoded by the coding sequence ATGCAGGATGATGGCCGCTCGCTGCGGATAACAGAATTATTTCTCTCGATTCAGGGCGAATCGTCGCATGCAGGGCGGCCGTGCTCGTTCGTGCGATTGACGGGGTGCCCGATGCGGTGCGTCTGGTGCGACAGCGAATATACATTTACCGGCGGCGAGCGGATGTCGTTTGACTATATCTTTGCGAAACTCGACGAGTTCGCTTGTAACCTCGTCGAGGTTACGGGCGGCGAACCGCTTGCCCAAAAGAACGTGTTGCCTTTCGTGTCCGAGCTTGCGAGTCGAGGTTACGAAGTTCTGATCGAAACGGGCGGTTTCGTCACGACCGAAGGCGTCGACCCGCGGGCGTCGATCATCCTGGACGTCAAATGCCCCGCTTCGGGCGAATCCGAACGAAATCATTGGCTTAACCTCGAACGCCTGCGGCCTGACAAAGACGAAGTGAAGTTTGTCGTTGCAGACCTCGCCGATTGGGAATTTGCCAAAGAGATCATTGCGAAATACGATCTCGAAACGCGTTGCAAAGAGATCCTAATATCGCCCGTCCACGGCATCGACATGCGGCCGCTCGCTGAGGCAGTTGCAAACAGCGGAATGCGGGTGCGGTTCAATCTGCAGTTTCACAAGTACATCTGGGGCCCGGACGTTCACGGCGTGTAA